The Phoenix dactylifera cultivar Barhee BC4 chromosome 9, palm_55x_up_171113_PBpolish2nd_filt_p, whole genome shotgun sequence genome window below encodes:
- the LOC103715313 gene encoding pre-mRNA-splicing ATP-dependent RNA helicase prp28, whose amino-acid sequence MPTVTGKHSPPPAPPPNLNPNALPNTPALPSPQIVSRPRLEQILESSPPPPPPLSLPLLASPMGHGQSKPEPWMELRPGMRPIRRKIEEVKRRRRERKLSIVSSSELLRPEEREEMVDDESTRGAAGTEAGQEDEVAGSPEAVAAFPTAAEKVNEEKTIDDEEKAATAVEEKETGAAAATAVLEKEEEEEKRGLGFRGQEEDDEKGKKLRSFAADEEPLGSPSFRFYCMDLARDSEADSSVKFGGNRRRDKLPEIMEKKEKKAHGRENSTESVNSNENLEIKPLKKDKGRRLKALTKAPSHVYNLLNVRNCYNNTSSTTSRDKDSLLGGKAAL is encoded by the exons CCCcagccctcccctcccctcaaaTCGTCTCCCGTCCAAGGCTCGAACAAATCCTTGaatcctccccccccccccccccccctctctctctccctctcctcgctTCTCCAATGGGCCACGGCCAGTCGAAGCCGGAGCCGTGGATGGAGCTGCGGCCGGGGATGAGGCCGATCCGGCGgaagatcgaggaggtgaaacggcggaggagggagaggaaatTGAGCATCGTCTCCAGCTCGGAGCTCCTCCGCCCCGAGGAACGCGAGGAGATGGTCGACGACGAGTCCACCCGCGGCGCTGCCGGGACGGAGGCGGGGCAGGAGGACGAGGTCGCCGGATCGCCGGAGGCCGTCGCCGCCTTCCCCACAGCTGCGGAGAAGGTGAATGAAGAGAAAACGATAGACGATGAGGAGAAGGCAGCGAcggcggtggaggagaaggagaccgGGGCGGCGGCGGCAACGGCTGTgctggagaaggaggaagaggaggagaagagggggtTAGGATTCAGGGGGCAGGAGGAGGACGACGAGAAGGGGAAGAAGTTGCGGTCTTTCGCGGCGGATGAGGAACCGCTCGGATCGCCGAGTTTTAGGTTTTATTGCATGGATTTGGCGCGCGACTCGGAGGCCGATTCCTCGGTTAAATTCGGCGGCAATAGAAGGAGAG ATAAACTACCTGAAATcatggagaagaaggagaagaaggctcATGGGAGGGAAAACAGCACCGAATCCGTGAATTCGAACGAG AACTTGGAGATAAAGCCATTGAAGAAGGACAAGGGAAGGAGATTGAAAGCTTTAACAAAGGCGCCTAGCCATGTATATAACTTGCTTAACGTCCGGAATTGCTACAATAACACTTCTTCAACCACCAGTCGAGATAAAGACAGCCTTCTAGGTGGAAAGGCTGCTTTGTAG